The Borreliella afzelii nucleotide sequence CTCTGGTGATATTTTAAATATGGAGTTTAATTTATGAGTATTGTTTTTGATTCTGATTTTGGTATTCTAAAGCGCACAATTAGGGATATAGTACGGACTAAAAGAGAATACTTACGAGTGAATTATGGGATTAACATTGATGATAGTAATAGCTCGATTTACAACATTATTGCATCTTCTTTAGCATTAATTGAAGAAGAAATAATTAATGAGCTTAATCTCTTTTTTTCTAAAATGAAACCGGGTGGTACTTATTGGGCTGCTATTGAAGAACACATTTCTTCTAAAAGCACAACATACAGCGCAGTTCGCAATGCTTTACTTAATCTTAATGGGATAGAACATGCTAACATTAAAAGTTCAGCTGGAAAAGCTAATATATATCTAATTTTAAAAGAAGATTTACTAGACACTAATAAAACTAATATTAACAACCCCGAATTTAAGGCTAAACTTTGGGAAACATTATATCTAACAACTCCTAGCGGCACTTTACTTGAGGGAGACATAGAAATTGATGGACTCAACTCAACCGGGCAACTTAAATCCTACAAAATATCCCTAGGAAAAAGAAAATATGTTTATATGAAAGTGAAGTACAAACTTGATCTTAAAAACTATCTCTACTTAAACATAGACTCTCAAATTAGAAACATATATTCTAGGATTATTTCAAATAACTATTCTGATATGGGCATTAGCTTTGAATATCAAGACTTTTTTGCTCCAGTCAATGAAGTAAAAGGGATTAAGTTTATGGAAATTAAAGTTTGTGTTAAAGATACAGACACTGAAAGTATTTCAAAAATCAGTGATAGTGAGTTTCAAACAAATCAAGATATTGCTATCAATGATGATACAATGCTACTTTTCAATACAACTGATCGACTACTTATTGACATTGATACTTGAAAATTATGAAAATACCTAATTTTTTAAAAAACACTGAAATTCAAAAATTTATACTTACAGAAACTAAATACGCACAAAAACTGCTTAATGAGCTTAAGTTTCTTAATTCTAACTTCATATCCATTAATGCAAAAGAAAATATAAAATCAAGATATATTGCTATATGGATATCTCAAGTCTTATCAATTTTTTATGCAAAAACTCAAACTCTACAAAGCATTACAAGCAATATTAATAGTGTTATTTTTGCTTTACGTCATATAGGTACTGATGAGTCATTTAGACTGATTTTTAAGGCTTTTTTGAATGTGGATATTTCAGTTACTACACCCGAGCCTGGTGTTATTGATATCTCTTTAAAAGGGGCAATAAAGACAAACTTTACCACATTTATTTCACCCAGCACTGAAAAAGGTAAACGGCCTAAAAAGATACTAATTAGAGAAAAGAAAAAAGGGTACGCTGCATCTAAAAAGGCTTTGGTATTTAACTCACTTCCCAAAGGCTATGACCATTCAATTTATGCTTTTATAAAGGGGATTATTCCTATTGGTAGGGTTCTTAAAATAAATAATGAAGATGGCGCAAATATTATAACTTTTAACAATTAAGGAGGCTTTATGGCTGGAGAAGAAGAAAAATTACTAATTGATGAAGAAGAAACAGTTCAAATTAAAGATTTGAATAAGGTTACGACCGTTAATAATAACGATCTTTTACTACTTGATGATGGGGTTGCAAGTAGTAACGCTATCACATTTAAAAACTTTTTAGAAACCGCTCAAAAAAACACATTTGAGGGGGAAGGACTGGGTTATTTTAAAGAGATAATTAAGTCTACAATCGCTACTGAACTTGCAGCTGATGAAAAGTTTGTAGAAAAAATTTACGCTAACATAATTGACAAACTAATTGGTAATAATTCTGATAAGCTTTCCAACCTTTTTAGTAAAATTAAATCACGCCTTACAGATAGCATATCATCAGCTACTCTATCTAGAAGTGATGATCTTTTAATAATGTCTTCCTCAACTATTCAAAAAACACCTGTTCCTAAACAATTACTAGGCGTACCGTCCGATTTTGAGTATGGTGACATAATTTCTGGCAATACGTTTTATCCGTATGAATACAAGAATAAAGGAATACGTATTGATTTGGAGTACTATTATAGTGTAAATCTTATCTTTTACAAATATAATGATGATGACCCTATTTACCTTGATATTGAGGTTCACTCAGAACACCATAGGACCGATCACATGTCTAAAATGATATATTTAAAATATTCCGATGAATCTGAAAAAACTTTATTATATGAGCATACAGGATCTCAAGGAGCATCTACCATATTTCCTTTACTACAAGGATGGTATGTCCAAAAAAGAAAAAACACATCGGGGGGTTCAGTCCCACAGCTTTTAAAGCTGTAAACTTTTTTAGCAAAAATTATAGTTTTGGTATATACTGTATATACCAATAAAAAATTAAAATGAAGGATTAAAAATGGATATTAAAATAACAGAACTTCTTATTAATCTAAATGAAATAAAACTCATAGCCGTAATGATTTTTGTAACAGTCTTGGTTCTAGGGGTGTTAATTCTTCTCAAACCATTACTAAAAGACATACTATCTATAGTAATAGGCAAGATTTTTAAAAATGGAAATGGCAACAATCATATTAAAAAACGGGATTAATTTATGAAATTATCTAAAGATAATGTTGAGCTTGGACTTAAGTCTTTATCAAACCTTATTGATATATTTTCTAAATTTGAAGATGAATTTGATGAGGCTGCACATAAAGGATTCTTTTTGGTTTATGAGTTGTATTCTCATTACAAATTAATCTATACAGCAAATATGGAAAGACTTGAGAGTGCATTAACCCCAACAATAACTAAAACACTCGCCCCAATAAATGAGAAAATCAATCAATGTATTGATCTAGTTAATTCTGATGAAAAAAATCTAAAAATATCTAATAAGCTAAAATTCAATCAGGAAGGAAAACCTATCTATCAAGAGAGAAACACATAATGCAAAATAGCACTATTGGTTTAGGGCTTAATTTACTATCAAGCTTAACTAACATAGCTAAAACTGATACAAACATAGATCATAACTACATTAATACCTTTAGCAAGGTAATAGATTTTTTCTACAAAACATATATGAGCACACTAAAATCTATGGAAACAGCCGAATCAACAAAAATATTAGAAGAAATACAAGACATATTAAAATACAATATCCAGATAATAGAGGCTATTTCTAATAATAAAAGTAATAAAATTATCTCCTCATTAAAAGCAAAACGCAATAAAATCATGAGGGAATATATTAATATCCTTAAAAGGGGTGAAAATGCTTAAACTAGTAAACTACTTGTTACTTACTTTACTACTATGTTGCAATACTATTGCTAGTTTACCAGATGAACCAAAGCCACCAATTATTCAAACACTCGGCTCTTTAGCTAAATATGAGGCAAAATTATCAGATTATGTTATGTACCTTATAACATTCTTAGCTAAAACAAAAGTAAAAGTTAATGATCCAAATTATCCAGAATATACTTATCCCAACTTATCAACACTAAGAGATGAACACTCTATAACTTCAATCAAACATAATATCAAAATACTTTTAGAGTACATTCAAAAAACAAAACCCATAGCACAGAAAGTCTATAATCAATATTAAAAGTTAAAAATGTAAATTACAAAAAGGTTTTTCTTGCAAGAACTTATACTTTATATTAATCAAATTAGCTTTTACAATAGAAAAAAATCTAGATATTAAATCTAATTTAATCTAATATCTAGATTTTAACATTTTCAATATGAATATTTATTAATCAATTAGTACCTTCTTCTAGAAACTTTATTATTTTATCTATCTGTTCTACAGCTTCTTTAGACATTTCTGCTCCTTTGCCAGTAGTATTATTTCCACTAAGCTTTATAGTTACTCCAACCAATTTTGCTTCTTTCCATATCTTTTCTTTTTCCTTGTCCTTATCTGAAAAACCCTCGATTGTTTGTTTAGCTGCTTTTAAAGCTGCTAATTTAGCTGCCAATTTATCTTGAAATAGGCTTTGCAACTTTAATAGTTTTTCTTTAAGCTCCGCATCACCCACATCCTTTAGGCTTTTTGTTAATTTATTTATTTTATCTTTATACTCTTTAAAGTTGTCATATTTAGAATCATTTTTAAGAGTTGAAACAGATGAAAGCAACAAATCTATTTCTTCTTTTTCTTTTACATATGTTTTACAAGCAATTATAAACAACATTGATACAAAAAATAATTTAAATAAATTTTTATTTTTCATTAGTTACTCCTATATTTAATAATAATGAAATAAAAGCTAGCACAATATTCTAAAATATAAATCTTTCAATTAAAATCTTTAAAAATTTTTAAAAATAAGATCTATACTTACAAGAATAAACTTTTTTGTTACTTAATGTATTGTATTGAAGATAAAAAAAGGAATAATAATGAAAATTATAAATATATTATTTTGTTTGTTTTTAATTATGCTAATCGGCTGTAATTCTAATGATAATGACACTTTAAAAAACAATGTTGAACAACAATTAAAAAGTAGAAAAAAACGTGATTTAGGCCAAGAAGAACTGCCACAACAAGAAAAAATTACTTTAACATCCGACGAAGAAAAAATGTTTAATTCATTAATCAATGTGTTTAAATACACAACTGACAAATTAAACAATGAAATACAAGGATGTGCTAATGGAAATAAAAGTAAATGTAATGACTTCTTTGATTGGCTTTCTTCTACAGATACTCAAAAACAAAAAGAATTAGCCAATGCCTTTACAAAAGTTTATGACTTTTTAGAAAGTAAAAGAAAATCAAAAGCGGAGGGTGAAGACTTTGATACTTATATTAAAGGAGCTATTGATTGTAAAGCTAATACTCCACAAAATTGTAATAAAAATAATAAATATGGAAATGTGAACAACGAAATAGAACAATATTTCAGAGGCGTTGCTGTTGATATATTTTCTAAAAATGGCAATAAAGAGATTTATAATTGCCTTAAAACTGAACTTTTAAACGAGGAGAACCATTATGATAGTCTTAAACAATGGAACAACTAAAAACAGTGCTTAATTGCAAATTCTTGATTATTATACGCATAGCGGGCCCCCCTTATTGGGGGCTCTGCTATTTAAAGGTGCACTATGTAAACATATTGCTATGCTGCAAATATATAATCAAATTGTTTTTCTTCTTTTAACGTGCAAAAGAATAATAGCGGGCTAGGGCCATAAGTAGTCCTCTTAAACGACATAAACTTTTCAAAATCTTGTAAATCCTTTAATCTATTATTTTTCTTGAAATAATCTTTTATAATCTCTGCCCAATAGTTTATACTCTTAAAATCACTATGTTTCTCAAAATACGCAATTAAATCGGCTTCAATTTTCTTGATATCATCAATATTATTGGGGTCTATATTCTGAATAAAGTTTATTTTTTGAATAATTGAGTTTATATTCTCTTTTGTTGTAGAGCTATTTACCCAATTTTTTATATTAGACAACGCTTCTTTAAAAATGCTGTAATAATAAAGCCTATCTTTTTTTTGTTCTTGCTTAATATCTTTTTTCTGATTGTAATTAATATCTTTTTTTTGTTCTTGCTTAATATCTTTTTTCTGATTGTAATTAATATCTTGTTTTTGTTCTTGTTTTTTATTAACACTAATTTGCTTATTAGGTGTAGAATTTTTGTTTTCATAATTATTGTAATTAGGGTCTGCATCAGTATCAACTTCACTTTTTATGTTAAGATGTCCCACTAAAGCGTACCTTTTGAAATAAGTAATAGCTGAGCCAACTTGTTGTGGTATTGAATTATTTTTAGACCCATCTATATGAATTCGTGTATCAAAAGACTTTTCATACCCAGTACTTGTGCTGTAGAATGTGGTCCTAATATAATCAAATATACCGTATTGACCCTCTTTAGAAATTGGATCTTGCTCAAAATCAAGCTCCAAATTATGCTTTTTAATAACGTTGTATATTTCTTCTACTATGTCATTGAAATTCTGATATTTGTATCCATATCCTTTATTTACAAGACTTTTGTCAATACCTGGTAAATTCATTCTTAGAGTTTGCATATCTTTTCTGAAGCTTATTTTTGCTTGTATATTATTTTGTATATTTTCTTGATTTTTTTCTGAAACATTGTTCATATTATTGTTTGTCATTTTAGATGACCTCCTCTATTTATGTTTATAAATAATTATATAGCAAAAACTATTTTTGCCAACTTTTTTACAAAAATTTTTGCAAAAAAATGAGGGCTTAGCTAGATTCTCTTTACCAAAGAACTAAGCTAAACCCTTACATTACATTTTTTGGAAATTACATAAATAAAGGTAGGTTGAACATATGACAATATTTTCCTACACTACTTGCAGTATAGACTAACTTATCATTAAAATCAATCTTTTTACTAAATTATAAAAAAGTGTATTTAATTAATGAGATTAATAATTAAAATTTTATATTTTTTTTAGAAAAGTATTTACTTTTAAATCGAAATTATGCATTATACTATTAACTATTATTAAACATAAATAAAGGAGAAAACATGCACAATGTTTTAGTCAACAAAAAAGGTCCAAATTGCTATAACAAGCATCAATATAAATTAATAGTTCTTATCTCAACACTAGAATACATAAACGCCAATTACAAGAAATATACACAAAAAACCATACTCTATTACTTTAATGAAAATCTAAAAAGAAATGGTCAAGCTCCTACTACATTAAGAACACTGCAAAAATATCTTTACAAATTAGAAAGAGAATTTAAAGTAACAACCAACTACTACAAACATTTGGGTGTAAATTTTGGCACTGAAATTTACTATCACCTTAATTATGAAAAAAATGTATGCCACTTTAAAATCAACCAATACTTTCAAGAAAAAAAACACTCTCGATTTAAATCGAGAGTGTCTAACTACCTTATAGACAAATCTCCAAAAAAGGGTAATGTAGAATTGGGGGAGTGTTTATGTAATAAAAATAATATAAAAGAAGAAATAAATTCCAATAAAATAGAAGAATATAAAAAAACAAAATATTTCAATAAATGTAACTTTTTCGATAAAAAAACTCTTTCAAAGATATTAAAATTAGATATTAAAACAGATTTAACAATTGAAATATTTAAAACCGTGAAAAGATATGAAAACAGTTTAAAGAAAAATAAACATATTTCTTTCAATAAATCTTGCTTTAAAGATAAGCAAAACAAATTAAAAGAAATTCTAGAAAATACAAAAAAACAATTAGAAAAAAAAGGATACAATACTAAACAATTGAAAATAAATATCCAAAAA carries:
- a CDS encoding ERF family protein — encoded protein: MNNVSEKNQENIQNNIQAKISFRKDMQTLRMNLPGIDKSLVNKGYGYKYQNFNDIVEEIYNVIKKHNLELDFEQDPISKEGQYGIFDYIRTTFYSTSTGYEKSFDTRIHIDGSKNNSIPQQVGSAITYFKRYALVGHLNIKSEVDTDADPNYNNYENKNSTPNKQISVNKKQEQKQDINYNQKKDIKQEQKKDINYNQKKDIKQEQKKDRLYYYSIFKEALSNIKNWVNSSTTKENINSIIQKINFIQNIDPNNIDDIKKIEADLIAYFEKHSDFKSINYWAEIIKDYFKKNNRLKDLQDFEKFMSFKRTTYGPSPLLFFCTLKEEKQFDYIFAA
- a CDS encoding BlyB family putative holin accessory protein, which gives rise to MKLSKDNVELGLKSLSNLIDIFSKFEDEFDEAAHKGFFLVYELYSHYKLIYTANMERLESALTPTITKTLAPINEKINQCIDLVNSDEKNLKISNKLKFNQEGKPIYQERNT
- a CDS encoding DUF685 domain-containing protein, with product MAGEEEKLLIDEEETVQIKDLNKVTTVNNNDLLLLDDGVASSNAITFKNFLETAQKNTFEGEGLGYFKEIIKSTIATELAADEKFVEKIYANIIDKLIGNNSDKLSNLFSKIKSRLTDSISSATLSRSDDLLIMSSSTIQKTPVPKQLLGVPSDFEYGDIISGNTFYPYEYKNKGIRIDLEYYYSVNLIFYKYNDDDPIYLDIEVHSEHHRTDHMSKMIYLKYSDESEKTLLYEHTGSQGASTIFPLLQGWYVQKRKNTSGGSVPQLLKL
- a CDS encoding BlyA family holin; this encodes MDIKITELLINLNEIKLIAVMIFVTVLVLGVLILLKPLLKDILSIVIGKIFKNGNGNNHIKKRD
- a CDS encoding DUF735 family protein, whose amino-acid sequence is MKIPNFLKNTEIQKFILTETKYAQKLLNELKFLNSNFISINAKENIKSRYIAIWISQVLSIFYAKTQTLQSITSNINSVIFALRHIGTDESFRLIFKAFLNVDISVTTPEPGVIDISLKGAIKTNFTTFISPSTEKGKRPKKILIREKKKGYAASKKALVFNSLPKGYDHSIYAFIKGIIPIGRVLKINNEDGANIITFNN
- a CDS encoding DUF276 domain-containing protein (DUF276 is restricted to Borreliella and related spirochetes.): MSIVFDSDFGILKRTIRDIVRTKREYLRVNYGINIDDSNSSIYNIIASSLALIEEEIINELNLFFSKMKPGGTYWAAIEEHISSKSTTYSAVRNALLNLNGIEHANIKSSAGKANIYLILKEDLLDTNKTNINNPEFKAKLWETLYLTTPSGTLLEGDIEIDGLNSTGQLKSYKISLGKRKYVYMKVKYKLDLKNYLYLNIDSQIRNIYSRIISNNYSDMGISFEYQDFFAPVNEVKGIKFMEIKVCVKDTDTESISKISDSEFQTNQDIAINDDTMLLFNTTDRLLIDIDT
- a CDS encoding BlyB family putative holin accessory protein, which encodes MQNSTIGLGLNLLSSLTNIAKTDTNIDHNYINTFSKVIDFFYKTYMSTLKSMETAESTKILEEIQDILKYNIQIIEAISNNKSNKIISSLKAKRNKIMREYINILKRGENA
- a CDS encoding plasmid maintenance protein codes for the protein MHNVLVNKKGPNCYNKHQYKLIVLISTLEYINANYKKYTQKTILYYFNENLKRNGQAPTTLRTLQKYLYKLEREFKVTTNYYKHLGVNFGTEIYYHLNYEKNVCHFKINQYFQEKKHSRFKSRVSNYLIDKSPKKGNVELGECLCNKNNIKEEINSNKIEEYKKTKYFNKCNFFDKKTLSKILKLDIKTDLTIEIFKTVKRYENSLKKNKHISFNKSCFKDKQNKLKEILENTKKQLEKKGYNTKQLKINIQKVYEIYKNKPHFIIEYQKYDDLSKIKLKLEKSIELKKENPQKNYEHIKTNIYNILIEQLKEKVNIEFIKPIIKTYLNSKKKLEYSKIFDTYNCELLELIKNENNSLILKEVV
- a CDS encoding Mlp family lipoprotein, encoding MKIINILFCLFLIMLIGCNSNDNDTLKNNVEQQLKSRKKRDLGQEELPQQEKITLTSDEEKMFNSLINVFKYTTDKLNNEIQGCANGNKSKCNDFFDWLSSTDTQKQKELANAFTKVYDFLESKRKSKAEGEDFDTYIKGAIDCKANTPQNCNKNNKYGNVNNEIEQYFRGVAVDIFSKNGNKEIYNCLKTELLNEENHYDSLKQWNN
- the revA gene encoding fibronectin-binding protein RevA encodes the protein MKNKNLFKLFFVSMLFIIACKTYVKEKEEIDLLLSSVSTLKNDSKYDNFKEYKDKINKLTKSLKDVGDAELKEKLLKLQSLFQDKLAAKLAALKAAKQTIEGFSDKDKEKEKIWKEAKLVGVTIKLSGNNTTGKGAEMSKEAVEQIDKIIKFLEEGTN
- a CDS encoding BBA14 family lipoprotein; amino-acid sequence: MLKLVNYLLLTLLLCCNTIASLPDEPKPPIIQTLGSLAKYEAKLSDYVMYLITFLAKTKVKVNDPNYPEYTYPNLSTLRDEHSITSIKHNIKILLEYIQKTKPIAQKVYNQY